From one Tetragenococcus osmophilus genomic stretch:
- a CDS encoding transposase — MIHLKNIKNQLPNEMNAIFSELNVLKCLRQTSICKQKGYSPAIIFTFLFSLVFKGKTLNQVLSGREADQYMKKDTVYRLMNDPHNNWRSFLLRFSASVIEKIHRLTDPSTHLRTLVLDDSTLYRNRSQKVPGLARLWDHALQKGYKGYRMLTLGFSDGYSFIPIDFGLLSGKNQVNQKQAESDQRTSGAKRFKEAQRSMPDVAIEMVQRALDQGVYASHVLMDKWFTSPKMIDRLHDLGIHTLGMAKNGKTQYFYQRRLYKLSELYQKSIKEYCQEAIISSIIVQPSSGKTPVKIVFVKNRNNQSAWLALMTDDLTLSSQEIVKTYSVRWDIETFFKVSKSLLHLSQETQTRNYQALICHTTIVFTRYILLSWQQRCANDERTLGGLFYELADQIKELDWSVALLELMDILQAVSEKASHKLQDFIESQLQLWIDTLPNYIKAYLPNLVCET; from the coding sequence ATGATACACTTAAAAAACATCAAAAATCAATTACCAAATGAAATGAACGCAATTTTTTCTGAACTGAACGTCCTGAAATGTTTACGACAAACCTCTATTTGTAAGCAAAAAGGCTATTCTCCCGCCATTATTTTTACTTTTCTTTTCAGTTTAGTGTTTAAGGGCAAGACCTTGAACCAAGTCCTCAGCGGACGTGAAGCAGATCAATATATGAAGAAAGATACCGTTTACCGTTTGATGAACGATCCGCACAATAATTGGCGTAGCTTTCTGCTTCGTTTTAGTGCTTCTGTGATCGAAAAGATCCATCGATTAACAGATCCAAGTACCCATCTACGTACGCTTGTTTTGGATGACTCAACGCTCTATCGAAATCGAAGTCAGAAAGTGCCTGGTTTGGCGCGCCTTTGGGATCATGCTTTACAAAAAGGTTATAAAGGCTATCGCATGCTAACTTTAGGCTTTTCTGATGGGTACTCTTTTATTCCTATTGATTTTGGATTGCTTTCAGGCAAAAACCAAGTCAATCAAAAACAAGCGGAAAGTGATCAAAGAACGAGTGGGGCAAAACGCTTCAAAGAAGCCCAACGATCTATGCCTGATGTGGCCATTGAGATGGTGCAAAGAGCCCTTGATCAAGGCGTTTACGCCAGTCATGTGTTAATGGATAAATGGTTTACCTCTCCTAAAATGATCGATCGTTTGCATGATTTAGGCATCCATACCCTAGGTATGGCAAAAAATGGCAAAACCCAATATTTTTATCAAAGACGTTTATATAAATTAAGCGAACTCTACCAAAAGTCAATAAAGGAATACTGTCAAGAAGCCATCATTTCCTCTATTATTGTTCAGCCAAGCAGCGGGAAGACCCCCGTCAAAATCGTTTTTGTCAAAAATCGGAATAACCAAAGTGCTTGGTTAGCCCTTATGACAGATGACCTGACTTTGTCATCCCAAGAAATCGTGAAGACGTACTCGGTTCGCTGGGACATAGAAACGTTCTTTAAAGTTTCCAAATCTCTCCTTCATTTGTCACAAGAAACCCAAACGCGCAATTATCAAGCCTTGATTTGTCATACCACCATTGTGTTCACGCGCTACATCTTATTAAGTTGGCAACAACGCTGTGCCAATGACGAGCGGACCTTAGGCGGCTTATTTTATGAACTTGCTGACCAAATAAAAGAACTTGACTGGTCGGTGGCTTTATTAGAACTAATGGACATTTTGCAAGCAGTCAGTGAAAAAGCGAGTCATAAACTACAAGACTTCATTGAAAGTCAACTGCAGCTCTGGATCGATACGCTGCCCAATTATATCAAGGCTTATCTACCGAATTTGGTGTGCGAAACTTGA
- the ltrA gene encoding group II intron reverse transcriptase/maturase — translation MRFIEKITSHQNITQAIEQVKKNKGAPGVDEMTVDELDHYFYQHGHTLVQEIRSMTYRPKAVKRVYIPKSDGKQRPLGIPSVVDRVVQQATAQQLSRIFDVHFSETSYGFRPGRSAHQAIEKVLDYLNEGYEWLIDMDIEKYFDTVNHDQLISTLRERVKDRETLHLIRVFLKAGIMENGFVSPNETGVPQGGPLSPVLANIYLDKLDKELEARGLHFVRYADDTDIFVKSEMAANRVMKSITGWIERKLFLQVNVTKTKVVRPTQSQFLGFTFWKNQKGWQCKPSKVSKTKLYDKTKEVLKRKHAVSRPLAVTFTKLNQIIRGWINYYRIGSMKTYLAKFGQWLRHKVRVIIIKQWKLPRRIYMNLQQLNRLFKCHFKKEDIYKVANSRLGWYRKCGMDVVNFTLSPKVLAIKKKDRPGLVDPLSYYLNKA, via the coding sequence ATGAGATTCATTGAAAAGATTACGAGTCATCAAAATATCACGCAAGCCATCGAACAGGTCAAAAAGAATAAAGGGGCTCCGGGTGTTGATGAGATGACAGTCGATGAACTCGATCATTATTTCTATCAACATGGACATACCCTTGTTCAGGAGATTCGGTCGATGACCTACCGACCAAAGGCGGTTAAAAGAGTTTATATCCCTAAATCTGATGGGAAGCAAAGACCTTTAGGGATTCCAAGTGTGGTGGACCGTGTGGTGCAACAGGCAACTGCGCAACAATTAAGTCGCATCTTCGATGTCCACTTCAGTGAAACCAGTTATGGTTTCCGCCCGGGTCGAAGTGCTCATCAAGCGATTGAAAAAGTCCTTGATTACTTGAATGAAGGCTATGAATGGCTCATTGATATGGATATTGAGAAATATTTTGATACAGTTAATCATGATCAATTAATCTCGACCCTTAGAGAACGGGTCAAAGATAGAGAAACCCTTCATTTAATACGTGTTTTCTTAAAAGCAGGTATTATGGAGAATGGCTTCGTTAGCCCGAACGAAACCGGAGTTCCGCAAGGAGGTCCGTTAAGCCCAGTTTTAGCGAATATTTATCTGGATAAACTGGATAAAGAATTAGAAGCAAGGGGGCTGCATTTCGTTCGTTACGCGGATGATACGGATATTTTTGTCAAAAGCGAGATGGCAGCCAATCGAGTGATGAAATCTATTACTGGTTGGATTGAAAGAAAACTATTCTTGCAAGTCAATGTCACAAAAACTAAGGTCGTACGACCGACACAAAGTCAATTTTTAGGATTTACCTTTTGGAAGAACCAAAAAGGTTGGCAGTGTAAACCGAGTAAAGTCAGTAAAACAAAACTCTATGACAAAACCAAAGAAGTTCTTAAAAGGAAACATGCCGTGTCGCGACCTTTAGCTGTGACATTTACAAAGCTGAACCAGATTATAAGAGGCTGGATCAATTACTACCGTATCGGCAGTATGAAAACCTATCTAGCGAAGTTTGGTCAATGGTTACGACATAAAGTCCGTGTCATTATTATAAAGCAATGGAAACTTCCGCGACGAATCTATATGAATTTACAACAATTGAATCGACTATTCAAGTGTCATTTCAAGAAAGAAGACATTTATAAGGTCGCTAATTCTAGATTAGGTTGGTATAGGAAATGCGGGATGGACGTTGTCAACTTTACGTTAAGTCCGAAAGTTTTAGCCATAAAGAAAAAGGATCGACCTGGATTGGTTGATCCTTTATCCTACTATCTAAATAAAGCGTGA
- a CDS encoding IS256 family transposase — protein sequence MNDFTTDILQTLVNKGDLNECFRSHLENAVNVLLKTELTAFLDYEKYERAGFNSGNSRNGAYQRTIKTEYGELSLEIPRDRNGEFKQQTLPTYKRSNDTLETTIIHLFENGVTMSEIAQLIEKMYGHHYTPQTISNMTKALTEEVQAFKTRALHQEYVAVFMDATYIPLKRQTVAKEAVYIAIGIREDGTKEVLGYTIAPTESLAIWEELLQDIHARVVQDVLLFITDGLKGMKEKIHQIYPQAQYQHCCVHVSRNLAHKVRVKDRKEICEDFKTVYQASTKEEALRCLTYMTDKWQKAYPKMMQSLLANQDLLTFYEFPPSIRRTLYSTNLIESFNKQIKKYSHRKEQFQNEESLERFLVSIFDHYNQKFLNRSHKGFQQVTDTLASMFTE from the coding sequence ATGAATGATTTTACTACAGATATTTTACAAACACTAGTAAATAAAGGCGATTTGAACGAATGCTTTCGTTCCCACCTGGAAAACGCAGTCAATGTACTCCTTAAGACCGAACTAACGGCTTTTCTGGATTACGAAAAATATGAACGAGCAGGGTTCAATTCTGGCAATTCAAGAAACGGGGCTTACCAACGAACGATCAAAACAGAGTATGGCGAATTGTCATTGGAAATTCCTCGAGATCGCAATGGGGAGTTTAAACAACAGACATTGCCAACTTATAAAAGATCCAATGATACATTAGAAACAACGATCATTCATCTGTTTGAAAATGGGGTAACGATGTCAGAGATCGCCCAATTAATTGAGAAAATGTACGGACATCATTATACGCCCCAAACGATATCCAATATGACAAAAGCCCTAACAGAAGAAGTTCAAGCGTTTAAAACTAGAGCGTTACACCAGGAATATGTTGCTGTTTTTATGGACGCGACCTACATTCCTTTAAAACGACAAACCGTAGCCAAAGAAGCCGTTTATATTGCTATTGGGATTCGAGAAGACGGTACCAAAGAAGTCCTGGGCTACACGATTGCGCCGACAGAATCCCTAGCTATTTGGGAAGAACTATTACAAGATATTCACGCCAGAGTCGTTCAAGATGTACTGCTTTTTATCACAGACGGTCTAAAAGGCATGAAAGAGAAGATTCATCAAATCTATCCTCAAGCCCAGTATCAACACTGTTGTGTCCATGTCTCTCGTAATCTGGCACATAAAGTACGGGTCAAAGATCGAAAAGAAATCTGTGAGGACTTTAAGACGGTTTATCAAGCAAGCACCAAAGAAGAAGCCCTACGCTGTCTAACCTATATGACGGATAAATGGCAGAAAGCTTATCCCAAAATGATGCAGTCGCTTCTAGCAAATCAAGACTTATTGACGTTCTATGAATTTCCTCCAAGTATCCGTCGTACCCTTTATTCAACGAATTTAATTGAATCTTTCAATAAGCAAATTAAAAAATACAGTCACAGAAAAGAGCAATTTCAAAATGAAGAATCTTTAGAACGTTTCCTTGTTTCTATCTTTGACCATTATAATCAAAAGTTTTTAAACCGAAGCCATAAGGGCTTCCAACAAGTGACCGATACCTTAGCTTCGATGTTTACAGAATAA